The segment CCTGCTGTCTTCCATTTGGTCACCAGATGAAAGTCGATATAAGCTTCGAGCCCGCCATCCCGGTCGGAAAACAGGCACACCGCACCATTTACCCCCGGCATCCCCAACGCGGCATTGCCGGGAAAGATCGTTGCCGACTTGACCGCCAGCCCCATTCCGTCGATCCAGGCTGCCCGGTTCAGCAGGGTATCTTTGCCGCGATATAGAAAGGTATCCGCAATCTCGGCCTTGGGCAAAAGATGCCCTGCCTCCAGTGCAGCCGTCAGCTCCAGCCAGTCAAGCTGCGCTTCGCCTTGGTCAAAGGGAATGATGACAGGAGTGTTCATGCCGCCTCTTCCCGCGTGAGCAATCCTTGATCGACGAGCACCTGCGCCCACCCCAAAGGTCCTTCAAAAAGGTGCGCCTGCCAGCCCCGTGTCTTGGCGGCGGCGATATTATCGGCACGATCGTCAGTGAACAGCAGGGCCTGTGGCGCAATCCCGCAATCGGCCTCAACCATAGCATAGATCTCTGGATCGGGCTTGATCACCCCCAGTTGGGCCGAAATGTAGCGCCGGTCAAATTCGCCAAGAAACGGATATCGCGGCTCTGCCAATGCAAACGTCCCGATGCCGAAATTTGTCAGTGCAAAGACTGGCACCGCTTTGACTCGCAAAGCACGCAAGAGGCGAACCGAATGCGCAATCTCTGGCGTGGCCAGATCCAGCCAGTTGTCGTGCCACATCCGGATTGCGTCCCGCCAGGCGGGGTAGGTTTCGGCGCAGGCATAGACCGTGTCACGAAAATCCGCGCCGCGGTCAACCACGTCGTTCATTGCGTGAAGGTTTACCTCGGCGAACAACGCGTTGCGCTGTTCAACACCCAGGACGCGATCAAAAAACCGCTCGGGCTGCCATTCGATCAGTACGTTGCCGATATCGAAAATCACTGCCTGTGGTGTCATCCTGCCCTCGCTATCCTCGCTCAAAAGCTGTGCGGCCCGATGTCACCGTTGTGCGGCCCGTAGTTCCCGCTCCAGCGCCTCAAGGAAACGGGACCGGTCCGCCTTTGTAAAGCCTTTCCCGCCGCCCTGCCGGAACGGGTCTGCCGCCCGCAGGTCTGTCATGAGATCCCGCATCGCCAGTTGTTGCCCGATGTTGGCCGGGGTGAACGCGTCGCCGTTGTGGCGCAACACCCGAGCGCCAGCGGCCACACATTTTGCGGCCAGCGGGATGTCCCCGGTTACAACCACATCGCCGGGGCCTGCGCGGTCTGCGATCCACATGTCAGCCACGTCGGGTCCGTCCGGCACCACCACCAGTTCGACCAGCGGATTGCGTGGCGGGCGAAGACCGCCATTGGCGACCAAATACATCCGCACACCGTGCCGTGTGGCCACCCGCTCGGCCTCTTCCTTGACAGGGCAGGCGTCCGCGTCGATGTAGACTGCGGTCACGTGTACAGCGCCTCAGCCGCAAAGGTGACGTGATCCTCCATAAAGCTCGCCATGAAGAAATAGCTGTGATCGTAGCCTTTTTGCATCCGCAAGAGTCCCTCTTGGCGACGCCTGACCATTGCTTCGGCCAGTGTTTCGGGCCGAAGCAGGTCGAGGAACTGATCGGCACTGCCCTGGTCAATCAGGACCGGGCCGTCAAACCCGACCTCGGCCATTTGCAGGCTCGCGTCATGCTTGCTCCATTGTCCCTTGTCGTCGCCCAGATAGGCGTTCAGCTGTTTCTGCCCCCACGCGCTTTGAGTCGGGTTGGCGATTGGCGCAAACGCCGAGACCGAGCGGAACCGCCCGGGAAGGCCCATCGCCAGCGTCAGGGCGCCATGCCCGCCCATGGAATGGCCGGTGATCGCCTGCCGTTCGAGATCG is part of the Puniceibacterium sp. IMCC21224 genome and harbors:
- a CDS encoding HAD family phosphatase — translated: MTPQAVIFDIGNVLIEWQPERFFDRVLGVEQRNALFAEVNLHAMNDVVDRGADFRDTVYACAETYPAWRDAIRMWHDNWLDLATPEIAHSVRLLRALRVKAVPVFALTNFGIGTFALAEPRYPFLGEFDRRYISAQLGVIKPDPEIYAMVEADCGIAPQALLFTDDRADNIAAAKTRGWQAHLFEGPLGWAQVLVDQGLLTREEAA
- a CDS encoding YaiI/YqxD family protein, whose protein sequence is MTAVYIDADACPVKEEAERVATRHGVRMYLVANGGLRPPRNPLVELVVVPDGPDVADMWIADRAGPGDVVVTGDIPLAAKCVAAGARVLRHNGDAFTPANIGQQLAMRDLMTDLRAADPFRQGGGKGFTKADRSRFLEALERELRAAQR
- the fghA gene encoding S-formylglutathione hydrolase — protein: MKIVSENRCHGGVQGVYSHASDSTAGDMTFGLFLPEEASQGPVPVLWYLSGLTCTHENAMTKAGAQGWAAEQGIALVFPDTSPRGEDVADDDAYDLGKGAGFYVNATQTPWAPHFRMWDYLADELPTLLGREFAIDLERQAITGHSMGGHGALTLAMGLPGRFRSVSAFAPIANPTQSAWGQKQLNAYLGDDKGQWSKHDASLQMAEVGFDGPVLIDQGSADQFLDLLRPETLAEAMVRRRQEGLLRMQKGYDHSYFFMASFMEDHVTFAAEALYT